In a genomic window of Sutcliffiella sp. FSL R7-0096:
- a CDS encoding M55 family metallopeptidase, which produces MNLYISVDMEGISGLVDHTHVDSRLHNYERGRKIMTQEANAVVTTAFEKGFKEVVVNDSHSKMNNILIEDLHPETKLITGDVKPFSMVQGLDDSFDAAIFVGYHARASMKGVMTHSMIFGVRNMYINDVQIGELGFNAYVAGFYGVPVIMVAGDDQTALEAESLIPGIHCAVVKEAASRSAAKSLTPIKAQELIKERTSMALDDIHTITPLLPPDHPTLRIEFANYGQAEWANLMPGTEIEPGTTIVKFQAKDIKEAYQAMLVMTELAMRTTFC; this is translated from the coding sequence GTGAATTTATATATATCGGTTGATATGGAAGGAATTAGTGGTCTAGTAGATCATACCCACGTCGATTCTAGACTGCATAACTATGAACGCGGTCGGAAAATAATGACCCAAGAAGCGAACGCAGTAGTGACTACAGCATTTGAAAAAGGATTTAAGGAGGTTGTCGTCAATGATAGCCATTCCAAAATGAATAACATCCTGATTGAAGACCTGCACCCGGAAACCAAATTGATAACAGGAGATGTGAAACCGTTCTCGATGGTGCAGGGATTGGATGATAGTTTTGATGCTGCCATTTTTGTAGGGTATCATGCCAGGGCTTCCATGAAAGGTGTCATGACTCACTCCATGATTTTTGGTGTAAGAAATATGTACATAAATGATGTGCAAATTGGAGAATTGGGGTTTAATGCCTATGTAGCTGGCTTTTATGGTGTACCGGTCATCATGGTGGCTGGAGATGACCAGACGGCACTAGAAGCAGAAAGCCTCATCCCTGGTATACATTGTGCGGTAGTCAAGGAAGCGGCTTCGCGTTCCGCTGCGAAATCACTGACTCCTATTAAAGCACAAGAGCTAATTAAAGAACGAACGTCCATGGCTTTGGATGACATACATACTATAACACCGTTGTTACCGCCTGATCACCCGACGCTTCGTATTGAATTTGCCAATTACGGGCAAGCGGAATGGGCAAACCTTATGCCTGGAACTGAAATAGAGCCTGGCACGACGATCGTCAAATTTCAAGCAAAAGATATAAAAGAAGCTTATCAGGCCATGCTTGTGATGACAGAATTGGCAATGAGAACGACATTCTGTTGA
- a CDS encoding type 1 glutamine amidotransferase domain-containing protein, whose protein sequence is MSKKIAVLLTNEFEDSEYTEPAKAFEEAGHKLTVIEKSKGETVKGKTDGVEVTTDAGIDDVSPEDFDALLLPGGFSPDILRADDRFVSFTKAFMDDKKPVFAICHGPQLLITAEALKGRDITGYTSIKVDLQNAGAHFHDKEVVVCHDQLVSSRTPDDIPAFIRESLKLLK, encoded by the coding sequence ATGAGTAAAAAAATCGCAGTACTATTAACCAATGAATTCGAAGACTCAGAGTACACGGAGCCTGCAAAAGCCTTCGAGGAGGCAGGTCACAAGCTAACGGTTATTGAAAAATCCAAGGGAGAAACGGTCAAAGGAAAAACAGATGGAGTGGAAGTCACGACTGATGCAGGAATTGATGATGTCAGTCCGGAGGATTTCGATGCCCTGTTGCTACCGGGGGGATTCTCACCTGACATTCTAAGGGCAGATGACCGATTTGTTTCCTTTACAAAAGCATTCATGGATGACAAAAAGCCGGTCTTTGCTATCTGCCATGGTCCGCAATTACTTATCACGGCAGAAGCTCTTAAGGGACGAGATATTACGGGTTATACATCTATCAAGGTCGACTTGCAAAATGCAGGAGCTCACTTCCATGACAAGGAAGTGGTCGTATGTCATGACCAACTGGTTTCTAGTAGAACACCAGATGACATTCCTGCATTCATCCGAGAATCGTTGAAGCTTCTAAAATAA